The Streptomyces sp. NBC_00162 genome window below encodes:
- a CDS encoding ketoacyl-synthetase C-terminal extension domain-containing protein, translating to MTAAEPWERGPMPRRAGVNAFGFGGINAHVVLEEAPGAARPAAPGRRFLPVGASAAPVGAPARGDVLLLAADSAAELSARLAAGTPVSGGDGPCRLAVFGPTPQRLALAAKVVARGRAWRGRGDVWFSPQPLGGRVAFLFPGLEPEFAPVVDDVAQRLGSTPPRLTRGTSLVERAVDAIATGRFFARVLPGLGIEADVLAGHSLGEWAAMVAAGMYPQEAADTFLESLRPGDLRVPDLVYAALGCGAPRAEAALHGLDGVVVSHDNCPHQSVICGDPGHVAVAIARLRGEECSVRSFRSARASTRRCGSRTSARSAPPSSGCRCAKGPSRSGRPPRARRSPRRPMTYGSWWSGTSWSRSASAS from the coding sequence GTGACGGCGGCGGAGCCCTGGGAGCGGGGGCCGATGCCCCGGCGGGCCGGGGTCAACGCGTTCGGCTTCGGCGGGATCAACGCGCACGTGGTGCTGGAGGAGGCTCCGGGGGCCGCCCGCCCTGCGGCTCCGGGTCGCCGGTTCCTGCCGGTGGGGGCCTCGGCCGCGCCGGTGGGGGCGCCCGCGCGGGGCGACGTACTCCTGCTGGCGGCGGACAGTGCGGCGGAGCTGTCCGCCCGGCTGGCCGCGGGTACGCCGGTGTCCGGGGGTGACGGGCCCTGCCGGCTCGCGGTGTTCGGGCCGACCCCCCAGCGGCTCGCGCTGGCCGCGAAGGTGGTGGCGCGCGGGCGGGCCTGGCGCGGGCGCGGCGACGTGTGGTTCTCGCCGCAGCCGCTGGGCGGCCGGGTGGCCTTCCTGTTCCCGGGCCTGGAACCGGAGTTCGCGCCCGTGGTCGACGATGTGGCGCAGCGGCTCGGATCGACGCCGCCCCGGCTCACCCGGGGGACGTCGCTGGTGGAACGGGCCGTGGACGCGATCGCCACCGGCCGGTTCTTCGCCCGGGTGCTGCCCGGGCTCGGCATCGAAGCCGATGTGCTGGCGGGCCACAGCCTGGGCGAGTGGGCGGCGATGGTGGCCGCCGGAATGTATCCGCAGGAGGCGGCCGACACCTTCCTGGAGTCGCTGCGGCCGGGCGATCTGCGGGTCCCGGACCTCGTGTACGCGGCGCTGGGCTGTGGCGCGCCGCGGGCGGAGGCGGCCCTGCACGGCCTGGACGGGGTGGTGGTCAGCCACGACAACTGCCCGCACCAGTCGGTGATATGCGGGGATCCGGGCCACGTGGCCGTCGCGATCGCGCGGCTGCGCGGCGAGGAGTGCTCGGTCAGGAGCTTCCGTTCCGCTCGGGCTTCCACACGCCGATGTGGGAGCCGTACCTCGGCCAGGTCCGCGCCGCCTTCGAGCGGCTGCCGCTGCGCGAAGGGACCCTCCCGGTCTGGTCGGCCACCACGTGCGCGCCGTTCCCCTCGGCGCCCGATGACGTACGGGAGCTGGTGGTCCGGCACCTCCTGGAGCCGGTCCGCTTCCGCGAGCTGA
- a CDS encoding 4'-phosphopantetheinyl transferase superfamily protein: MLLDLGSPLVRLGEAARTALGGLSAPPPAGSATGSAAEPASGPRPVLLSALDAVLADTGAAARTVTEAWAAGPPPAPVEPAGRVGPTGTEVLRLSLAELPYVRDHCVYLQPEGWPEDSDRFPVVPMTTMLELAAEAALRHAPPGLHVVGYEDVRALRWLAVEPAVDVEVTVRGDGPGRARVGLGAYASVVVLLGERYGQPPAPDTTPLRDPRPAPVSAEALYRDRWMFHGPRFAAVHEVRTVGADGIEGVLRALPDPGALLDAAGQIFGHWMQLRLPVDRLVFPATVDRIRFFGPQPAPGELVAATARIREVHDTTVRGDLELRRATGGVWARIEGWTYRRFGADERVWPMKFTPEVCGIGEPRPEGWCLARRRWTDPASQELVMRRYLGAAERAAYERLSPRARAPWLLGRIAAKDALRRLLWDGGAGPVFPAEVPIGNDPAGRPLAEGPLTRGFRLSIAHKDRIAVALAHPGRAVGIDVEQVTADPDALVRIALGPEELRLAERLAACEGTGLPAALTALWCAKEAAAKAEGSGLGGRPGTGGWPRTRTPARCWCAPRRAPVPGPHHPAPHRSARPRRRLDRPRLGGPVPRPLPPHGDPSWHLTSSPRSPECSWRSSATSTSSRRRSR, encoded by the coding sequence GTGCTCCTGGACCTCGGTTCGCCGCTGGTCCGCCTCGGCGAGGCGGCGCGCACCGCGCTGGGCGGCCTGTCGGCGCCACCGCCGGCCGGGTCCGCGACCGGGTCCGCCGCCGAACCCGCGTCCGGCCCCCGGCCGGTCCTGCTGTCCGCCCTGGACGCGGTGCTCGCCGACACCGGCGCGGCCGCCCGGACCGTCACCGAGGCCTGGGCGGCGGGACCCCCGCCGGCGCCGGTGGAGCCGGCGGGGCGGGTGGGGCCCACGGGCACCGAGGTGCTGCGGCTCTCGCTGGCCGAGCTGCCCTACGTACGGGACCACTGCGTGTACCTCCAGCCCGAGGGCTGGCCCGAGGACTCCGACCGGTTCCCCGTCGTGCCCATGACCACCATGCTGGAGCTGGCCGCCGAGGCCGCGCTGCGGCACGCCCCGCCCGGTCTCCACGTCGTCGGCTACGAGGACGTCAGGGCGCTGCGCTGGCTGGCCGTCGAACCGGCCGTCGACGTCGAGGTCACCGTCCGGGGCGACGGGCCCGGCCGGGCTCGCGTCGGCCTCGGCGCGTACGCCTCGGTGGTCGTGCTGCTCGGCGAGCGGTACGGGCAGCCGCCCGCGCCCGACACCACGCCCCTGCGCGATCCGCGGCCGGCCCCCGTCAGCGCCGAGGCCCTCTACCGCGACCGGTGGATGTTCCACGGCCCCCGCTTCGCCGCCGTGCACGAGGTCCGGACCGTCGGCGCGGACGGCATCGAAGGGGTCCTGCGGGCCCTTCCCGATCCCGGAGCGCTGCTCGACGCGGCCGGTCAGATCTTCGGCCACTGGATGCAACTGCGGCTCCCGGTCGACCGGTTGGTGTTCCCCGCCACCGTGGACCGCATCCGCTTCTTCGGCCCCCAGCCGGCCCCGGGGGAGCTGGTCGCCGCCACGGCCCGGATCCGCGAGGTGCACGACACCACCGTGCGCGGCGACCTCGAACTGCGCCGGGCCACCGGCGGGGTGTGGGCCCGGATCGAGGGGTGGACGTACCGCCGGTTCGGCGCCGACGAGCGGGTCTGGCCGATGAAGTTCACCCCGGAGGTGTGCGGCATCGGCGAACCCCGGCCCGAGGGCTGGTGCCTGGCCCGCCGCCGCTGGACCGATCCCGCCTCGCAGGAGCTGGTGATGCGCCGCTACCTCGGCGCCGCCGAGCGGGCGGCCTACGAGCGGCTGTCGCCGCGCGCCCGGGCGCCCTGGCTGCTGGGCCGGATCGCCGCCAAGGACGCGCTGCGCCGGCTCCTGTGGGACGGCGGGGCCGGACCGGTGTTCCCGGCGGAGGTGCCCATCGGCAACGACCCGGCCGGCCGGCCGCTGGCCGAGGGCCCGCTCACCCGCGGCTTCCGGCTGTCGATCGCCCACAAGGACCGGATCGCGGTCGCCCTCGCGCACCCCGGCCGCGCGGTCGGCATCGACGTGGAACAGGTCACCGCCGACCCGGACGCGCTGGTCCGCATCGCCCTCGGGCCGGAGGAACTCCGGCTCGCCGAACGGCTGGCCGCCTGCGAGGGCACCGGCCTGCCGGCCGCCCTGACCGCCCTGTGGTGCGCCAAGGAGGCCGCCGCCAAGGCCGAGGGCAGCGGGCTCGGCGGCCGGCCCGGGACTGGCGGGTGGCCGAGGACCCGGACTCCGGCGCGCTGCTGGTGCGCTCCCCGGCGGGCACCCGTACCCGGTCCGCACCACCCTGCTCCCCACCGATCCGCTCGACCACGTCGTCGCCTGGACCGCCCACGGCTCGGCGGCCCCGTCCCCCGTCCCCTTCCACCTCACGGAGACCCGTCATGGCACCTGACATCCTCGCCGAGATCACCGGAATGCTCGTGGAGATCGTCGGCGACGAGTACCTCCTCGCGGAGGAGGTCACGATGA
- a CDS encoding acyl carrier protein — protein MAPDILAEITGMLVEIVGDEYLLAEEVTMKTTFNEDLALESVEFVALAELLHHRYGAEVDLMEFLAEKDMDAILAMSVGELVTHIGRITHASLARSGTAPASSAG, from the coding sequence ATGGCACCTGACATCCTCGCCGAGATCACCGGAATGCTCGTGGAGATCGTCGGCGACGAGTACCTCCTCGCGGAGGAGGTCACGATGAAGACGACGTTCAACGAGGACCTCGCCCTGGAGAGCGTCGAGTTCGTCGCCCTCGCCGAGCTGCTCCACCACCGCTACGGCGCCGAGGTGGACCTGATGGAGTTCCTGGCTGAGAAGGACATGGACGCCATCCTCGCCATGTCCGTGGGCGAACTCGTCACGCACATAGGCCGGATCACCCATGCCTCCCTCGCCCGCTCGGGGACCGCCCCGGCCTCCTCCGCGGGCTGA
- a CDS encoding alpha/beta fold hydrolase, translated as MAFVLANSLRFHVQRLPATAEAARPDRPVVVFLHGLAVDNLSSFYCPLAVPVARAGHEAVLYDLRGHGRTERPATGYDSRTAVRDLFALLGALGLGDRPVHLVGNSYGGTLALHAALARPDLVTGLTLLEPPLSGAWVENMVDTLSAAALSLEDSPVPAELRTLRLRKAANLTAIADDLLNRTTLIDDMAAGRTFTPADYARLRCPLLIVCGEHSELVAGARELALHAPHGVLRILPGLGHDVLKETSGALREAVLAHLDASAGLTATATARETRAARVGALVP; from the coding sequence ATGGCCTTCGTCCTCGCCAACTCGCTGCGCTTCCACGTCCAGCGGCTCCCGGCCACCGCGGAAGCCGCCCGCCCCGACCGGCCAGTCGTGGTCTTCCTGCACGGCCTGGCCGTCGACAACCTGTCCTCCTTCTACTGTCCGCTGGCGGTGCCGGTGGCCCGGGCCGGGCACGAGGCCGTCCTCTACGACCTGCGCGGCCACGGCCGCACCGAGCGCCCGGCCACCGGCTACGACAGCCGCACCGCCGTACGGGACCTCTTCGCGCTGCTCGGCGCGCTGGGTCTCGGGGACCGGCCGGTGCACCTGGTCGGCAACAGCTACGGGGGCACCCTCGCCCTGCACGCGGCGCTGGCCCGGCCCGATCTCGTCACGGGGCTCACCCTCCTCGAGCCCCCGCTCAGCGGGGCCTGGGTGGAGAACATGGTGGACACCCTGTCGGCCGCGGCGCTCAGCCTGGAGGACAGCCCCGTCCCCGCCGAACTGCGCACCCTGCGGCTGCGCAAGGCCGCCAATCTCACGGCGATCGCCGACGACCTGCTCAACCGCACCACCCTCATCGACGACATGGCGGCCGGCCGCACCTTCACCCCGGCCGACTACGCCCGGCTGCGCTGCCCCCTGCTGATCGTGTGCGGCGAGCACTCGGAACTGGTGGCGGGGGCACGGGAGCTGGCCCTGCACGCACCGCACGGTGTGCTGCGGATCCTGCCGGGTCTGGGACACGACGTGCTGAAGGAGACCAGCGGGGCGCTACGGGAAGCCGTGCTGGCCCATCTCGACGCCTCGGCCGGCCTGACGGCGACGGCGACGGCGCGGGAGACGCGGGCCGCGCGGGTGGGAGCGCTGGTGCCATGA
- a CDS encoding glycosyltransferase, whose amino-acid sequence MRVLFTVPPLAGHVNPTVAVGAELAARGHEIAWTGPAGALAGLLPARARILPAGEEAGGGYTTLHARWRDLRGVAALRFLWEEALVPLARAMVPGVADAVRGFEPDVLVADQQALAGPLVAERLGIPWATSASTSAELTRPFADFPKVGEWVAGQIHGLLGEFGTVASGWDPRFSERLVLVFSTPELVGPAEEFPPHYAFVGPAFGARPAAPGFPWQRLDPARRRVLVSLGTLNQEAGGRFYGAVLGAAEHLAEDVQLVLAAPPALIGSAPGHLLLQERVPQLELLPHLDAVVCHGGHNTVCEALAFGLPLVVAPIRDDQPIVARQVVDAGAGVRVRFGRTRAEELRDALTAVLDEPGHRRSARRIQASFAAAGGAAAAADRLEKLL is encoded by the coding sequence ATGAGGGTACTGTTCACGGTTCCGCCGCTGGCGGGGCACGTCAATCCGACGGTGGCCGTCGGAGCCGAACTGGCCGCCCGGGGCCACGAGATCGCCTGGACGGGCCCCGCCGGGGCGCTGGCCGGGCTGTTGCCCGCGCGGGCCCGGATCCTGCCGGCCGGCGAGGAGGCGGGCGGCGGCTACACGACGCTGCACGCCCGCTGGCGCGATCTGCGCGGGGTCGCCGCGCTGCGGTTCCTGTGGGAGGAGGCGCTGGTGCCACTGGCGCGGGCGATGGTCCCGGGGGTGGCCGACGCCGTCCGCGGCTTCGAGCCGGACGTGCTGGTCGCCGACCAGCAGGCCCTGGCCGGGCCGCTGGTCGCCGAGCGGCTCGGGATCCCCTGGGCGACGTCCGCCAGTACGTCGGCGGAACTCACCCGGCCGTTCGCGGACTTCCCGAAGGTCGGGGAGTGGGTCGCGGGGCAGATCCACGGGCTGCTCGGCGAGTTCGGGACGGTGGCCTCCGGTTGGGATCCGCGGTTCTCCGAGCGGCTGGTCCTGGTCTTCTCCACCCCGGAACTGGTCGGCCCGGCCGAGGAGTTCCCGCCGCACTACGCCTTCGTCGGACCCGCCTTCGGGGCCCGGCCGGCCGCTCCGGGATTCCCCTGGCAGCGGCTGGACCCGGCACGGCGGCGCGTGCTGGTGTCGCTGGGCACCCTCAACCAGGAGGCAGGCGGCCGGTTCTACGGGGCCGTGCTCGGCGCCGCCGAACACCTCGCCGAGGACGTGCAGCTGGTGCTCGCGGCGCCCCCCGCGCTGATCGGTTCCGCGCCGGGGCACCTGCTGCTCCAGGAGCGCGTTCCGCAGCTGGAACTGCTGCCCCACCTGGACGCGGTGGTCTGCCACGGCGGCCACAACACCGTCTGCGAAGCCCTCGCCTTCGGGCTGCCGCTGGTGGTCGCGCCGATCCGCGACGACCAGCCGATCGTGGCCCGCCAGGTCGTGGACGCCGGGGCCGGGGTGCGGGTGCGGTTCGGCAGGACCCGGGCCGAGGAACTGCGAGACGCGCTCACGGCCGTGCTGGACGAGCCCGGCCACCGCCGGTCCGCCCGGCGGATCCAGGCCTCATTCGCCGCGGCGGGCGGAGCCGCCGCCGCGGCCGACCGGTTGGAGAAGCTGCTATGA
- a CDS encoding class I SAM-dependent methyltransferase: MAAAHRPGVEADAATFLAACAHAEREGLRVLDLLPADLAAERALGLMRLVDPVRYRRDRLGEGRGAGFAVLAAEEVLARAGVDPDGPRPGPAELLALTRRLKEYAAGATGLAIAPALSCGAPREATGPARAAELRAQGLPPGALAAAQLAGLALLAGVVVRQGRWGAAAAGLYWLQPYLALGGPGSPLRPADLARATAARPVRSLGAALRTAAAARRGPGEEQDSGRAAGYRADLAAGTDRFLEVRRPDCPWCGSGRLAVRVRVPDLLQGKPGRFTLERCEDCGHVFQNPRLSPEGLEFYYRDFYDGRGGEGAGTVFGRLGAAYRGRAEMLRAHVDDSGPESWLDVGTGHGHFCNAAREVWPRTRFDGLDMGDGVLEAERRGWVETGYLGQFPEFSSKLAGRYEVVSMYHYLEHTRDPLAELDAAAAVLAPGGYLTIEVPDPESRMAGLLGPAWLPWFQPQHQHLVPAANLREALADRGFTVLTEEHGAAHQGNDFFGAVALTASRLAPDPDRPWGPPATPRARALAGAVRVAALPCFVGAAVLDALRSAAARVTDGGNAYRILARKDLP, encoded by the coding sequence GTGGCGGCTGCTCACCGCCCGGGGGTCGAGGCCGACGCGGCCACCTTCCTCGCCGCCTGTGCGCACGCCGAGCGGGAGGGGCTGCGGGTCCTGGACCTGCTGCCGGCGGATCTGGCCGCCGAGCGGGCCCTCGGGCTGATGCGCCTGGTCGACCCCGTCCGCTACCGCCGGGACCGGCTCGGCGAGGGGCGCGGCGCCGGGTTCGCCGTGCTGGCCGCCGAGGAGGTCCTCGCGCGGGCCGGGGTGGATCCCGACGGGCCGCGCCCCGGCCCGGCGGAACTCCTCGCGCTCACCCGGCGTTTGAAGGAGTACGCCGCCGGGGCCACGGGCCTGGCGATCGCCCCCGCGCTGAGCTGCGGAGCGCCGCGCGAGGCGACCGGGCCCGCGCGCGCCGCCGAACTGCGGGCCCAGGGGCTGCCGCCGGGGGCGCTGGCCGCGGCTCAGCTCGCCGGGCTGGCCCTGCTGGCGGGCGTCGTCGTACGCCAGGGCCGGTGGGGCGCCGCCGCGGCCGGGCTGTACTGGCTGCAGCCGTACCTCGCCCTCGGGGGGCCCGGCTCCCCGCTGCGCCCAGCCGATCTGGCCCGGGCCACCGCCGCCCGGCCGGTACGGTCCCTCGGCGCGGCCCTGCGTACGGCCGCGGCGGCCCGCCGTGGCCCGGGCGAGGAGCAGGACTCCGGCCGGGCCGCCGGCTACCGGGCGGACCTGGCCGCGGGGACCGACCGCTTCCTCGAGGTGCGCCGCCCGGACTGCCCCTGGTGCGGGAGCGGGCGGCTCGCCGTCCGGGTCCGGGTGCCCGACCTGCTCCAGGGCAAGCCCGGCCGGTTCACGCTGGAACGCTGCGAGGACTGCGGGCACGTCTTCCAGAACCCCCGGCTGAGCCCGGAGGGGCTGGAGTTCTACTACCGCGACTTCTACGACGGGCGGGGCGGCGAGGGCGCGGGCACGGTCTTCGGGCGGCTCGGTGCCGCGTACCGGGGGCGCGCCGAGATGCTCCGCGCGCATGTCGACGACAGCGGACCGGAGTCCTGGCTCGATGTGGGCACCGGGCACGGGCACTTCTGCAACGCGGCGCGCGAGGTCTGGCCGCGGACCCGGTTCGACGGGCTGGACATGGGCGACGGGGTCCTGGAGGCCGAGCGCCGCGGCTGGGTGGAGACCGGATACCTGGGCCAGTTCCCGGAGTTCTCCTCGAAGCTGGCGGGCCGGTACGAGGTGGTCAGCATGTACCACTACCTGGAGCACACCCGGGATCCGCTGGCCGAACTGGACGCGGCGGCCGCCGTCCTGGCCCCCGGCGGGTACCTGACCATCGAGGTGCCCGACCCGGAGTCCCGCATGGCCGGCCTCCTCGGACCGGCGTGGCTGCCCTGGTTCCAGCCGCAGCACCAGCACTTGGTGCCGGCCGCGAACCTGCGCGAGGCGCTGGCCGACCGGGGCTTCACCGTCCTCACCGAGGAGCACGGAGCGGCCCATCAGGGCAACGACTTCTTCGGCGCGGTGGCCCTGACCGCCTCGCGGCTGGCCCCGGATCCGGACCGGCCGTGGGGTCCCCCGGCCACGCCCCGCGCACGGGCCCTCGCCGGTGCCGTACGGGTGGCGGCGCTGCCGTGCTTCGTCGGCGCGGCCGTGCTCGACGCCCTGCGGTCGGCGGCCGCCCGGGTCACGGACGGCGGGAACGCCTACCGGATCCTGGCCCGCAAGGACCTCCCGTGA
- a CDS encoding galactokinase — MTRPAGPAGIAGLHLTGSGLAGPAVAGPAVAGLDIARRATADPLFRLVAYALEAAHGRPPAAVWSAPYAFHLGSPRLVAAAGWPTAAAAAPRTDGLVRLSSLGHPADGCDLPLTLSGPPPAAPAWAVRPYAVLRALARAGFGRGGTDLHVQGSLTAAAGLATAEAADCAVALAVADVHTEAGELPDRAHLARLLAAALPDGDDTLRRAVLFARPGKALLLGAEPRKRHRYVPFDPAVSGSRLVLVAVRGEAADRPAELARAVSCARRAGALSAWPPGREPGRSALVLLPEARLTAVRAAVAEDFRDRERPVPRFLNIAVAGAARREE, encoded by the coding sequence GTGACCCGCCCCGCGGGCCCGGCCGGCATCGCCGGACTCCACCTCACCGGATCCGGCCTCGCGGGACCGGCCGTCGCGGGACCGGCCGTCGCAGGGCTCGACATCGCCCGCCGGGCCACCGCCGATCCGCTCTTCCGCCTCGTCGCCTACGCCCTGGAGGCCGCGCACGGCCGCCCCCCGGCCGCCGTGTGGAGCGCCCCGTACGCCTTCCACCTCGGGTCCCCCAGGCTGGTCGCGGCGGCCGGCTGGCCGACGGCCGCCGCCGCGGCCCCGCGCACCGACGGCCTGGTGCGGCTCAGCTCGCTCGGACACCCTGCGGACGGCTGCGACCTGCCGCTGACCCTGTCCGGGCCGCCGCCCGCGGCCCCCGCCTGGGCGGTCCGGCCGTACGCCGTGCTGCGGGCGCTGGCCCGGGCCGGTTTCGGCCGCGGCGGGACCGATCTGCACGTGCAGGGCTCGCTCACGGCGGCCGCCGGGCTGGCGACGGCGGAGGCGGCCGACTGCGCGGTGGCCCTGGCGGTGGCCGACGTCCACACGGAGGCGGGCGAGCTGCCGGACCGCGCGCACCTGGCCCGGCTGCTGGCCGCGGCGCTGCCGGACGGGGACGACACGCTGCGCCGGGCGGTGCTCTTCGCCCGGCCCGGCAAGGCCCTGCTGCTGGGCGCGGAGCCCCGGAAGCGGCATCGGTACGTCCCCTTCGACCCGGCGGTGTCCGGGTCGCGCCTGGTACTGGTGGCCGTTCGCGGCGAGGCCGCGGACCGCCCGGCGGAGCTGGCGCGGGCCGTGTCCTGCGCCCGCCGGGCCGGGGCACTGAGCGCCTGGCCGCCCGGCCGGGAACCGGGGCGCAGTGCGCTGGTGCTGCTGCCCGAGGCACGACTGACGGCGGTGCGGGCCGCGGTCGCGGAGGACTTCCGCGACCGGGAGCGGCCCGTGCCGCGCTTCCTGAACATCGCCGTGGCCGGCGCGGCCCGGCGCGAGGAATGA
- a CDS encoding alkaline phosphatase family protein, with the protein MPTPSPRADARRRARWSALVAGLGTLGLLGAFTVANSQAAESGSTTKAVAAALPSYDHVVVVVYENKQYGEIIGSANAPYINQLANGGASLTGMKALTHPSQPNYFNLFSGATQGITGDGCYTPQSMTAPNLGQELIAAGKTFATYNEDLPSEGSTACTNGQYAQKHNPWFAFKNVPLNTGKTWSQFPQNNFAALPNLSFVVPNQCNDMHSCSVGTGDTWTKNNIDAYAQWAKANNSLLVLTWDEDNYLGSNQIATVFYGANVKTGKYTTAFNHHHLLRTFEDLFGTTHAGNAANVQPISEVFGGSTPTPTPTPTPTPTPTPTPTPTPTPTAGDLKLADPGPQTCKFNQSCTIQLSATGGKPPIRYAATGLPWGLTVDPGTGRISGKPWAAGALQITATATDSTGATVTAGFPLTVNWF; encoded by the coding sequence ATGCCCACCCCCTCACCCAGGGCCGACGCGAGACGCCGGGCCCGATGGTCCGCGCTCGTGGCCGGACTCGGCACGCTCGGCCTGCTGGGCGCCTTCACCGTCGCCAACTCCCAGGCGGCGGAGAGCGGTTCCACGACCAAGGCGGTCGCGGCCGCGCTGCCCTCGTACGACCACGTGGTGGTCGTCGTGTACGAGAACAAGCAGTACGGGGAGATCATCGGCAGCGCGAACGCCCCGTACATCAACCAGCTGGCGAACGGCGGCGCGAGCCTGACCGGCATGAAGGCGCTGACCCACCCCAGCCAGCCCAACTACTTCAACCTCTTCTCGGGCGCCACGCAGGGCATCACCGGCGACGGTTGCTACACCCCGCAGTCGATGACGGCGCCCAACCTCGGCCAGGAGCTGATCGCGGCCGGGAAGACCTTCGCCACGTACAACGAGGACCTGCCGAGCGAGGGGTCCACGGCCTGTACGAACGGCCAGTACGCGCAGAAGCACAACCCGTGGTTCGCCTTCAAGAACGTGCCGCTGAACACCGGGAAGACCTGGTCTCAGTTCCCGCAGAACAACTTCGCGGCGCTGCCGAACCTGTCGTTCGTCGTGCCGAACCAGTGCAACGACATGCACTCGTGCTCGGTCGGCACCGGCGACACGTGGACGAAGAACAACATCGATGCTTACGCGCAGTGGGCGAAGGCCAACAACAGCCTGCTGGTGCTGACCTGGGACGAGGACAACTACCTGGGGTCGAACCAGATCGCCACGGTCTTCTACGGCGCGAACGTCAAGACGGGCAAGTACACCACCGCCTTCAACCACCACCATCTGCTGCGGACCTTCGAGGACCTCTTCGGCACGACGCACGCGGGCAACGCGGCCAACGTCCAGCCGATCAGCGAGGTGTTCGGCGGCTCGACTCCCACTCCCACCCCCACGCCCACCCCGACACCGACGCCCACGCCGACCCCGACACCCACCCCGACCCCGACGGCGGGTGACCTGAAGCTGGCCGATCCGGGCCCGCAGACCTGCAAGTTCAACCAGTCCTGCACCATCCAGCTCAGCGCCACCGGCGGCAAGCCCCCGATCCGGTACGCGGCCACCGGCCTGCCCTGGGGCCTGACCGTAGACCCCGGCACCGGCCGGATCAGCGGCAAGCCGTGGGCCGCCGGCGCCCTCCAGATCACGGCCACCGCCACCGACTCCACGGGCGCGACCGTCACCGCCGGGTTCCCGCTCACCGTCAACTGGTTCTAG
- a CDS encoding MFS transporter: MYLSTSRAADTAGDTPARNGPLRAVPGTVFALGLVSLITDASAEMVTAVLPLYLMAGLGMSPLAFGALDGLHQGATALLRLAGGRIADRTHRRKLVAGFGYALSAACKAALLAVTTPWSVAAVLAADRTGKGLRTAPRDALISLSCPPQDQGRAFGVHRALDTAGALLGPLAAFGVLWVVVDGYAAVFTVSCCIAVLGVVVLVLFVREAPAPAPATRTPPPPVRTLVRIPGLRRLCATTALLGLFTVGDAFLYLLLQRRLELPAAYFPLLPVGTAAVFLLAALPAGRAADRLGRRRVFLGGHVLLLGACLLLLAPVPAGAPLVLGVLSLLGLFYAATDGVLMAAAGPLLPAGLRTTGLAVLQTAQALARFAGSLLFGAAWTLWGPGPALGMAAGGLLLSLAAVAVFGGRERGEPS; this comes from the coding sequence GTGTACCTGTCGACCAGCCGGGCCGCGGACACGGCCGGGGACACCCCGGCCCGGAACGGCCCGCTGCGGGCCGTCCCCGGCACGGTGTTCGCGCTCGGCCTGGTCAGCCTGATCACGGACGCCTCGGCGGAGATGGTCACCGCCGTCCTGCCGCTGTACCTGATGGCCGGACTCGGCATGTCCCCGCTCGCCTTCGGCGCCCTGGACGGACTCCACCAGGGCGCCACGGCGCTGCTGCGGCTCGCGGGCGGCCGGATCGCGGACCGCACGCACCGCCGCAAACTCGTGGCGGGCTTCGGCTACGCGCTCTCCGCCGCGTGCAAGGCGGCCCTGCTCGCCGTCACCACCCCCTGGTCGGTGGCGGCGGTGCTCGCCGCCGACCGGACCGGCAAGGGCCTGCGCACCGCCCCGCGCGACGCGCTGATCTCGCTCTCCTGCCCGCCCCAGGACCAGGGCCGCGCCTTCGGGGTGCACCGCGCGCTGGACACGGCGGGCGCACTGCTGGGGCCGCTGGCCGCGTTCGGGGTGCTGTGGGTGGTGGTGGACGGGTACGCGGCCGTGTTCACCGTGAGCTGCTGCATCGCGGTGCTGGGGGTGGTGGTGCTGGTCCTGTTCGTACGGGAAGCCCCCGCGCCCGCCCCGGCCACCCGTACCCCGCCGCCCCCCGTACGCACGCTCGTACGGATCCCCGGCCTTCGGCGGCTGTGCGCGACCACCGCCCTGCTCGGCCTGTTCACCGTCGGCGACGCCTTCCTCTATCTGCTCCTCCAGCGCCGGCTCGAGCTGCCGGCCGCGTACTTCCCGCTGCTGCCAGTCGGCACGGCGGCGGTGTTCCTGCTGGCCGCGCTGCCCGCGGGCCGGGCGGCCGACCGGCTGGGCCGGCGCCGGGTGTTCCTCGGCGGGCACGTACTGCTGCTCGGCGCCTGTCTGCTGCTGCTGGCCCCGGTACCGGCCGGGGCCCCTCTCGTCCTCGGCGTCCTCTCACTCCTCGGCCTGTTCTACGCGGCCACCGACGGGGTGCTGATGGCGGCGGCCGGGCCGCTGCTCCCGGCCGGACTGCGCACCACCGGCCTCGCGGTGCTCCAGACGGCGCAGGCCCTGGCCCGGTTCGCCGGGTCGCTGCTGTTCGGCGCGGCCTGGACGCTGTGGGGGCCGGGCCCGGCCCTCGGCATGGCGGCCGGGGGGTTGCTGCTGTCGCTGGCGGCGGTCGCCGTGTTCGGCGGGCGGGAGCGGGGCGAGCCGTCATAG